In Microbacterium enclense, one genomic interval encodes:
- a CDS encoding DeoR/GlpR family DNA-binding transcription regulator, with the protein MDGLTAPSKRRLPAGRKAELAAYVAESGQVTVVDLASHFGVSIDTVRRDLDQLDREGIVVRTHGGAVSAMSVPGRDRGLDVRLQMQIAEKERIATLAADLIEDGSVLMLNAGTTTLAVARALRNHRNLTIATNNLRIPAEISPTVFRDLYIFGGAVRTITQATTGPVTLAMNSHTPEVDIRCDYALIAVGAVDASGFSTSNLGDATMMSEMIQRADRTAILADSTKLDRRLFAQVAPLEKADYLITDAPPSPELAAALAEAGVTVITP; encoded by the coding sequence ATGGACGGACTCACTGCCCCGAGCAAGCGCCGACTCCCGGCGGGGCGCAAGGCCGAGCTGGCGGCTTACGTCGCCGAATCCGGACAGGTCACGGTCGTCGATCTCGCGTCGCATTTCGGCGTCTCGATCGACACCGTGCGGCGTGATCTCGATCAGCTCGATCGGGAGGGCATCGTCGTGCGTACGCATGGCGGAGCGGTGAGTGCGATGTCGGTGCCCGGTCGCGATCGTGGCCTCGACGTCCGCCTGCAGATGCAGATCGCGGAGAAGGAGCGGATCGCCACCCTGGCCGCAGACCTGATCGAAGACGGGTCCGTGCTGATGCTCAACGCGGGGACGACGACCCTTGCCGTGGCACGTGCGCTGCGCAACCACCGCAACCTCACGATCGCGACGAACAACCTCCGCATCCCGGCGGAGATCTCGCCCACCGTCTTCCGCGACCTCTACATCTTCGGCGGCGCGGTGCGCACGATCACACAGGCGACGACGGGTCCGGTGACGCTGGCGATGAACTCGCATACCCCCGAGGTCGACATCCGATGCGACTACGCCCTCATCGCCGTCGGAGCGGTGGATGCCTCGGGCTTCTCGACCAGCAATCTCGGCGACGCGACGATGATGAGCGAGATGATCCAGCGTGCCGACCGCACGGCGATCCTCGCCGACTCGACCAAACTCGACCGCCGCCTCTTCGCCCAGGTCGCCCCGCTCGAGAAAGCCGACTACCTCATCACCGACGCGCCCCCTTCCCCCGAGTTGGCGGCCGCGCTCGCCGAAGCCGGCGTGACGGTCATCACCCCCTGA
- a CDS encoding DUF1206 domain-containing protein: protein MTTPSAAADKAQDSTAFEVAARAGYVVLGLLHLLIGAIAVSLATGAGGGSADQSGALQQVAQAPAGIVLLWVIVIGLAALAVWQIAEAIVEQDPDAKKRWAHRAKYVGTAVAYAAIAVTALTLALGGSSSSSQSSQTMSAQLLSNPAGVVLLVVIGLGVAAVGVAFVVRGFTKAFEKHMSLPGGAAGRGIRTFGVVGYIAKGVAVGVAGILFVVAALTHDPSAAGGLDSALRSLAGLPFGQVVLWLVAAGLIVYGLFCFARARYAHM, encoded by the coding sequence ATGACGACTCCTTCGGCCGCCGCGGACAAGGCGCAGGACTCCACCGCTTTCGAGGTCGCCGCTCGCGCGGGTTACGTGGTGCTGGGCCTCCTGCACCTGCTCATCGGCGCCATCGCGGTCTCGCTCGCCACCGGCGCGGGAGGGGGCAGCGCCGACCAGAGCGGCGCCCTCCAGCAGGTGGCGCAGGCCCCGGCGGGCATCGTGCTGCTGTGGGTGATCGTGATCGGGCTGGCGGCGCTGGCGGTCTGGCAGATCGCCGAGGCGATCGTCGAGCAGGACCCGGATGCCAAGAAGCGCTGGGCGCATCGTGCGAAGTACGTCGGCACCGCGGTCGCGTACGCGGCGATCGCCGTCACCGCACTGACCCTCGCGCTCGGCGGCAGCTCGAGCTCGTCGCAGTCGTCGCAGACGATGTCGGCACAGCTGCTGTCGAACCCGGCCGGTGTCGTGCTGCTCGTCGTCATCGGCCTCGGCGTCGCGGCGGTGGGTGTCGCCTTCGTGGTGCGCGGGTTCACGAAGGCCTTCGAGAAGCACATGTCGCTTCCCGGTGGAGCGGCGGGGCGCGGCATCCGGACCTTCGGGGTGGTCGGCTACATCGCGAAGGGCGTGGCCGTCGGGGTGGCCGGCATCCTGTTCGTGGTCGCCGCGCTGACCCACGATCCCTCGGCTGCGGGGGGACTCGACTCCGCGCTGCGCTCGCTCGCGGGGCTGCCGTTCGGGCAGGTCGTGCTCTGGCTCGTGGCTGCAGGCCTCATCGTCTACGGCCTCTTCTGCTTCGCTCGCGCGCGCTACGCCCACATGTGA
- a CDS encoding TetR/AcrR family transcriptional regulator C-terminal domain-containing protein — translation MPRPPRPKLSRESIARAALALIDRDGSEGASIRRVAERLGVHPTSLYNHVPNLAALIEDVRALVSARIDSTPLREREWEEGLALWARSYREAFRRHPQTIPLLMSHRSSVPRLMSQYEDFARAAERVGWTSDDVLPLLTAFESFIIGSVLDMSGPSVMFDPTGQEETVPRFAAAFATLEHHDPADPVATRAFELGLTLLIAGARPRT, via the coding sequence GTGCCCCGGCCGCCACGCCCCAAGCTCTCTCGCGAATCGATCGCGCGCGCTGCCCTGGCGCTCATCGATCGCGACGGCAGCGAGGGCGCGAGCATCCGTCGCGTGGCCGAGCGCCTCGGGGTGCACCCGACGTCGCTGTACAACCACGTTCCGAATCTCGCCGCGCTCATCGAAGACGTTCGCGCGCTCGTGTCGGCACGGATCGATTCCACGCCCCTGCGCGAGCGCGAATGGGAAGAGGGACTTGCGCTGTGGGCGCGTTCGTACCGCGAGGCCTTCCGCCGGCATCCCCAGACCATTCCGCTGCTGATGTCGCACCGGTCGTCCGTGCCCCGGCTGATGTCGCAGTACGAGGACTTCGCGCGCGCCGCCGAACGCGTCGGCTGGACGAGCGACGATGTCCTGCCGTTGTTGACGGCGTTCGAGTCGTTCATCATCGGCAGCGTGCTCGACATGTCGGGACCGAGCGTGATGTTCGACCCCACCGGTCAGGAGGAGACCGTTCCCCGCTTCGCCGCGGCGTTCGCCACGCTCGAGCACCACGACCCCGCCGATCCGGTCGCCACGCGCGCGTTCGAACTCGGCCTGACGCTGTTGATCGCCGGAGCGCGGCCCCGGACCTGA
- a CDS encoding sugar ABC transporter substrate-binding protein, protein MDNSGHRRRNAIKLVGVAAAATTLLAMAGCSSNSAGTSADGDVTIEFAQWWEPELGDGQFRGLMDQFEQENPGITVDLVSGPYASTKEQLFAGAASGTMPDVVGLDGAWVSDFVKQGVIADLSELMSSSGYDDSQLASQIQVDGSTYMIPVVNFVYPMFTNDALLAQAGVSAPPSTRTEFADAAKKIKALGTDASGWVLPLSLEAPNGVQNDVMSWVWASGGSMLKDGQPDLTNDDVASATDYIQQLWDDGVIAPGSFTMKEQDKVEEFTNGRVGMMIDSLAHINLIRESNPDLKFSISAIPAQDGFSGERGIPYASWGIGVAENSEHKDTAFKLVQFLMGKDVNSEL, encoded by the coding sequence ATGGACAACAGCGGGCACCGGCGTCGGAACGCCATCAAGCTCGTCGGTGTCGCAGCAGCGGCCACGACCCTCCTGGCGATGGCGGGGTGCTCGTCGAACAGCGCGGGAACCTCCGCCGACGGAGACGTCACGATCGAGTTCGCCCAGTGGTGGGAGCCCGAACTGGGCGACGGCCAGTTCCGCGGACTGATGGACCAGTTCGAGCAGGAGAACCCCGGCATCACCGTCGATCTGGTCAGCGGTCCCTACGCCTCGACCAAGGAGCAGCTGTTCGCCGGCGCCGCGTCCGGCACCATGCCCGACGTCGTCGGCCTCGACGGGGCCTGGGTCAGCGACTTCGTCAAGCAGGGTGTCATCGCCGATCTGTCCGAGCTCATGAGCTCGTCGGGGTACGACGACAGCCAACTCGCCAGCCAGATCCAGGTCGACGGCAGCACGTACATGATCCCGGTCGTCAACTTCGTGTACCCGATGTTCACGAATGACGCGCTCCTCGCTCAGGCGGGTGTCAGCGCGCCCCCGTCGACGCGCACCGAGTTCGCGGACGCCGCCAAGAAGATCAAGGCCCTCGGCACCGATGCCTCGGGCTGGGTGCTGCCGCTCTCCCTCGAGGCTCCGAACGGCGTGCAGAACGACGTCATGTCGTGGGTGTGGGCCTCCGGCGGCTCGATGTTGAAGGACGGCCAGCCCGACCTGACGAACGACGACGTCGCCTCGGCGACCGACTACATCCAGCAGCTCTGGGACGACGGGGTCATCGCCCCCGGATCCTTCACGATGAAGGAGCAGGACAAGGTCGAGGAGTTCACCAACGGCCGCGTCGGCATGATGATCGACTCGCTCGCGCACATCAACCTCATCCGCGAGTCCAACCCCGACCTGAAATTCTCGATCTCTGCGATCCCCGCCCAGGACGGCTTCTCGGGCGAGCGTGGCATCCCCTACGCCTCGTGGGGCATCGGCGTCGCCGAGAACTCGGAACACAAGGACACCGCGTTCAAGCTCGTCCAGTTCCTGATGGGGAAAGACGTCAACAGCGAGCTGTAG
- a CDS encoding family 78 glycoside hydrolase catalytic domain, giving the protein MSAPSRVAGLRVGRRRDISVASEPRPPVSWLVDAPAGWTATRAQLRLDGGDATEVRPDGVLVPWPFADLSAGAWHDLSVRVAGSDGEWMPWTSSLRVEAVFFPGAWTAPLLGIADPAVEAAPFALRREVEVPSTVVSARLWATAHGVFDAALDGIPVDDTVLSPGWTSYQHRLPLATAEVTSLLRPGTTQVLSLRVAGGWFTERYGFGATAARFYGDQAAAGAVLRLTHHDGRIDEIGPDERWRLSPRTAIVASGLYAGEHVDFRQEQRGWRMPGFDDASWEMPARTAPLSMPTVLDVEPVRRVRTIRRIRETPASRPGVVLLDVGENIVGRVRLVADGPAGTVVTVRHAELLEDGELCVRPLRAAAAIDEFVLDGAGERTCEAAFTFHGFRYVEISGGRIDPADVEVDVLRSDLRRTGWFSCSDERVNRLHENIVRSFEGNALALPTDCPQRDERLGWTGDAQVFAPTAAVLFDTDAFFTTWLRDLRAEQADRGGRVPTVVPDTLRGLGDVMAAGWGDAVTVIPDVLARRSGDAALVAEMLPAMRAWVDAVAAVAGPERLWETGFQYGDWLDPTSIRPDKAKADAGLVATAYFFRSADLVARASETAEAAPYAALAREIRDAFRAAYLTPAGRLASDAPTAYALALAFGLVPDALRAAAADRLAFLLRAGGYRMATGFLGTPVVLDALLDHGHEAAAESLLLQTMCPSWLYPLSQDATTMWERWDAVRPDGTLHPSGMTSLNHYALGSVGDVLHRRVAGLSLEGARLHIRPWFVEALTWAEAAHDTVFGRARVRWQRVGEALAVALTVPPGTTARVDLGDRAPFEVASGDHRWMVDAPLAPVRRTVDVDSDLAVIADTPGACAAVSRAIAAHSLEMQVEFDAYVRWVPGRRLREELAAVAAPAAVVDDVTRALSAASSRALG; this is encoded by the coding sequence ATGAGCGCCCCCTCCCGTGTCGCGGGCCTGCGCGTCGGCCGCCGCCGCGACATCTCCGTCGCCTCCGAACCCCGCCCCCCGGTGTCGTGGCTGGTCGACGCCCCCGCGGGGTGGACGGCGACCCGCGCCCAGCTGCGCCTCGATGGGGGCGATGCGACCGAGGTGCGCCCCGACGGAGTGCTCGTCCCCTGGCCTTTCGCCGATCTCTCCGCCGGTGCGTGGCACGATCTGTCCGTCCGCGTGGCCGGTTCGGACGGCGAATGGATGCCATGGACCTCCTCGCTGCGCGTCGAAGCGGTGTTCTTCCCGGGGGCGTGGACCGCGCCGTTGCTCGGCATCGCCGACCCCGCGGTCGAGGCCGCTCCGTTCGCCCTCCGTCGCGAGGTCGAGGTCCCTTCCACGGTGGTTTCGGCTCGTCTCTGGGCGACCGCCCACGGGGTGTTCGACGCCGCCCTCGACGGCATCCCGGTCGATGACACCGTGCTCTCGCCCGGCTGGACGTCCTATCAGCACCGCCTGCCCCTCGCGACGGCCGAGGTGACCTCGCTCCTGCGGCCCGGGACGACGCAGGTGCTGTCGCTACGCGTCGCGGGCGGCTGGTTCACCGAGCGGTACGGCTTCGGGGCGACGGCCGCGCGCTTCTACGGTGACCAGGCGGCGGCGGGGGCCGTGCTGCGGTTGACGCACCACGACGGGCGTATCGACGAGATCGGCCCCGACGAGCGCTGGCGGCTCAGCCCGCGCACCGCGATCGTCGCGAGCGGTCTCTACGCCGGCGAGCACGTCGACTTCCGGCAAGAACAGCGCGGATGGCGGATGCCGGGATTCGACGACGCGTCGTGGGAGATGCCGGCGCGCACGGCGCCGCTGAGCATGCCGACGGTGCTCGACGTCGAGCCGGTGCGGCGGGTGCGCACGATCCGACGGATCCGGGAGACGCCGGCATCCCGTCCGGGTGTGGTGCTGCTCGACGTCGGCGAGAACATCGTCGGGCGGGTGCGCCTGGTCGCCGACGGTCCCGCCGGAACCGTCGTCACCGTCCGGCACGCCGAACTGCTCGAGGACGGCGAGCTCTGCGTGCGCCCCTTGCGCGCCGCTGCAGCGATCGACGAGTTCGTCCTCGACGGTGCGGGGGAGCGCACCTGCGAGGCCGCCTTCACGTTCCACGGATTCCGCTACGTCGAGATCTCCGGAGGCCGGATCGACCCCGCCGACGTCGAGGTCGACGTGCTCCGCAGCGATCTGCGACGCACCGGGTGGTTCTCCTGCTCCGACGAGCGGGTGAACCGTCTGCACGAGAACATCGTCCGCAGCTTCGAGGGCAACGCGCTCGCTCTGCCGACCGACTGCCCGCAGCGTGACGAACGCCTCGGGTGGACCGGCGATGCGCAGGTGTTCGCGCCCACCGCCGCGGTGCTCTTCGACACCGACGCGTTCTTCACCACCTGGCTCCGTGATCTCCGCGCCGAGCAGGCCGACCGCGGGGGACGCGTGCCCACGGTCGTCCCCGACACCCTCCGAGGTCTCGGTGACGTGATGGCCGCTGGATGGGGCGACGCCGTGACGGTCATCCCGGATGTGCTCGCCCGTCGTTCGGGCGACGCGGCGCTCGTGGCGGAGATGCTGCCCGCGATGCGCGCGTGGGTCGACGCCGTCGCGGCCGTCGCCGGACCGGAGCGTCTCTGGGAGACGGGCTTCCAGTACGGCGACTGGCTCGACCCGACCTCGATCCGTCCCGACAAGGCGAAGGCGGATGCCGGGCTCGTGGCGACGGCGTACTTCTTCCGTTCCGCCGATCTCGTCGCGCGCGCGAGCGAGACCGCCGAGGCCGCGCCGTACGCCGCGCTCGCCCGTGAGATCCGCGATGCCTTCCGCGCCGCCTACCTCACCCCCGCCGGGCGGCTGGCCTCCGATGCTCCGACCGCTTATGCCCTTGCCCTCGCCTTCGGTCTGGTGCCCGACGCCCTGCGCGCGGCGGCGGCCGACCGTCTGGCCTTCCTCCTGCGCGCCGGGGGGTATCGTATGGCGACGGGCTTTCTCGGAACCCCGGTCGTTCTGGATGCGCTCCTCGACCACGGCCACGAGGCTGCGGCCGAGAGCCTGCTCCTGCAGACCATGTGTCCGTCCTGGCTGTACCCGCTGTCACAGGATGCGACGACGATGTGGGAGAGATGGGATGCCGTCCGGCCCGACGGCACGCTGCACCCCTCCGGCATGACCTCGCTGAATCATTACGCCCTCGGCTCGGTGGGCGACGTGCTGCATCGGCGGGTCGCGGGGTTGTCGCTCGAGGGCGCCCGGCTTCACATTCGCCCGTGGTTCGTCGAGGCGCTGACCTGGGCGGAGGCCGCGCACGACACCGTCTTCGGGCGTGCTCGCGTGCGGTGGCAGCGGGTCGGGGAAGCGCTCGCCGTGGCGCTGACGGTTCCGCCCGGCACGACCGCGCGGGTCGACCTGGGGGATCGCGCTCCGTTCGAGGTGGCATCCGGTGACCACCGCTGGATGGTCGATGCGCCACTCGCGCCGGTGCGCCGCACGGTGGACGTCGACAGCGATCTCGCGGTCATCGCCGACACCCCCGGCGCGTGCGCCGCGGTCTCGCGCGCGATCGCCGCCCACTCCCTCGAGATGCAGGTCGAGTTCGACGCGTACGTCAGGTGGGTGCCGGGTCGGCGTCTCCGCGAAGAGCTCGCCGCGGTGGCGGCACCGGCTGCCGTGGTCGACGATGTCACGCGGGCGCTCAGCGCCGCCTCGTCGAGAGCGCTCGGTTAG
- a CDS encoding phosphatase PAP2 family protein, producing the protein MDATPTDAAISPAVEPDARRAVALVVAVAATVAFVALRLAVALNGHTALDVDVWWDDAMAAIATPVGVIVAWVPAIVGGTIGMIVIGVATTIVFAVRRRPWDALTVGGSIALVVAIGAPMAAIIARQRPTDSLAETMATSFPSGHTAVATTIAVVLGLILRRRWVWIAGVVWVLLMMWSRTYLHAHWLSDVVAGALEGLAVSTFVWALIQVLRERRAQRLAARDA; encoded by the coding sequence ATGGATGCCACTCCCACCGACGCCGCGATCTCGCCGGCGGTCGAACCGGACGCGCGCCGTGCGGTCGCTCTGGTCGTCGCCGTCGCGGCCACCGTCGCCTTCGTCGCCCTGCGCCTCGCCGTGGCGCTGAACGGCCACACCGCCCTCGACGTCGACGTGTGGTGGGATGACGCGATGGCGGCGATCGCCACCCCCGTCGGTGTGATCGTCGCCTGGGTCCCGGCGATCGTCGGCGGAACGATCGGCATGATCGTGATCGGGGTGGCGACGACGATCGTCTTCGCCGTGCGGCGACGCCCGTGGGACGCTCTGACCGTGGGAGGATCCATCGCCCTCGTCGTCGCGATCGGCGCGCCGATGGCGGCGATCATCGCGCGTCAGCGACCGACCGACTCGCTCGCCGAAACGATGGCGACGTCGTTCCCCTCGGGGCACACGGCGGTGGCGACGACCATCGCGGTCGTGCTGGGTCTCATCCTGCGTCGGCGGTGGGTGTGGATCGCGGGCGTGGTGTGGGTGCTGCTGATGATGTGGAGCCGGACCTACCTGCACGCCCACTGGCTGTCGGACGTCGTCGCCGGGGCGCTCGAGGGCCTCGCGGTCTCGACGTTCGTGTGGGCGCTCATCCAAGTGCTCCGCGAGCGCCGAGCGCAACGCCTCGCCGCGAGAGACGCGTGA
- a CDS encoding aminotransferase class III-fold pyridoxal phosphate-dependent enzyme: MTLFDYFAHGELPTPTLPTDEACALMRDVYGVDVDLRSLGSQQDQNFLVTRAGDADPLGVLKISNPVFSESEIEMQDAAAAAVARAEPSLRIPEIVDGPRGAMSGWWETSQGRVHARVISFVGGKTLTGSAYLSPRVVERLGELSAAVSVALAGETHPASGRVLQWDLRHAERVIAEIAETEPDAQVRAFAEETAERALAALAPVAAALPRQLGHFDVTDDNVLRPLGVQTVPDAVIDFGDVVDSWAVGEIAVTVSSVLHHAGASYRTTLPAIVAFDRRRPLSDDEITALWPLVVLRGVVLVLSGRQQVRLDDANDYASGALDREFAILRRAASVPIPVATARIRHALGRPAAAAPEWSGAALLPAPERAVILDAGTLSPRADEGAWLDADAVERAAQRLLDDGADAVVLPALRPVLLGAPARTPGVPATVPTAAAVWFAEPSSLDAPAGLIVRRDGESVSGVVPARERVDVLLTTLEPAEVPAAIAADDLPGWRAVVGDATKALGVNAPLDREDDLLDRREAVVAEVQEHYYARPPRIERGWREYLADIDGRVYLDMVNNVASVGHAHPRIAAAVARQTRLLNTNSRFHYAAITRYAERLAFTLPDELDTVFFVNSGSEAVDLAIRLALAATERRDLVAMAEAYHGWTYASDAVSTSIADNPNALATRPDWVHTVDAANSYRGRHRGADAVAYAPEASARLRALAAEGHLPAAFLSETFYGNAGGVALPDGYLREVYATVRELGGLAVADEVQVGFGRLGSWFWGFQQQGVVPDVVAVAKSIGAGFPLGAVVTRREIADRYRTQGYFFSSTGGSPLSSVVGLTVLDIIDDEHLQENARIVGAHLRARLEALGERHPIIGTVHGAGLYLGLEFVRDREEVTPATEETAAICDRLLELGVIMQPTGDHQNVLKIKPPLCLTQESADYFVDMLDRVLSTGY, translated from the coding sequence ATGACCTTGTTCGACTACTTCGCCCACGGCGAGCTGCCGACTCCGACCCTGCCGACCGACGAGGCCTGCGCGTTGATGCGCGATGTCTACGGCGTCGACGTCGATCTCCGCTCCCTCGGCAGCCAGCAGGACCAGAACTTCCTCGTCACACGCGCCGGCGACGCCGACCCCCTCGGGGTGCTGAAGATCAGCAACCCGGTGTTCAGCGAGTCCGAGATCGAGATGCAGGATGCCGCGGCCGCCGCCGTCGCACGTGCCGAGCCGTCGCTGCGGATCCCCGAGATCGTGGACGGCCCCCGCGGGGCGATGTCGGGGTGGTGGGAAACGTCTCAGGGACGCGTGCACGCCCGCGTCATCTCGTTCGTCGGAGGGAAGACGCTGACCGGCTCGGCATACCTGTCGCCGCGCGTGGTCGAGCGACTCGGTGAGCTGTCGGCCGCGGTCAGCGTCGCCCTCGCGGGCGAGACGCACCCCGCGTCGGGGCGCGTACTGCAGTGGGATCTGCGCCACGCCGAGCGTGTGATCGCCGAGATCGCCGAGACCGAGCCGGATGCGCAGGTCCGCGCTTTCGCGGAGGAGACCGCCGAGCGTGCGCTCGCCGCCCTCGCGCCGGTCGCCGCGGCGCTGCCCCGTCAGCTGGGGCACTTCGACGTGACCGACGACAACGTGCTCCGCCCGCTCGGCGTCCAGACCGTGCCCGACGCCGTGATCGACTTCGGCGACGTCGTCGACTCCTGGGCGGTGGGCGAGATCGCCGTGACCGTCTCGTCGGTGCTGCACCACGCCGGAGCGTCGTACCGCACGACGCTTCCCGCGATCGTGGCGTTCGATCGTCGCCGCCCGCTCTCCGACGACGAGATCACCGCGCTCTGGCCTCTCGTGGTGCTGCGCGGGGTGGTGCTGGTGTTGAGCGGTCGCCAGCAGGTACGCCTCGACGACGCGAACGACTATGCCAGCGGTGCGCTCGATCGGGAGTTCGCGATCCTCCGACGGGCCGCGTCGGTGCCGATCCCGGTGGCGACCGCACGCATCCGTCATGCGCTCGGCCGTCCCGCCGCGGCCGCGCCGGAGTGGTCCGGTGCCGCGCTGCTTCCCGCGCCCGAGCGGGCGGTGATCCTGGATGCCGGGACGCTGTCGCCCCGCGCCGACGAGGGCGCATGGCTTGACGCCGACGCCGTCGAGCGCGCGGCACAGCGGCTGCTGGACGACGGCGCGGACGCGGTCGTCCTCCCGGCGCTGCGGCCGGTCCTCCTCGGCGCCCCCGCGCGCACCCCCGGCGTGCCTGCCACCGTGCCGACGGCCGCGGCGGTCTGGTTCGCCGAGCCGTCGTCGCTGGATGCCCCCGCAGGACTGATCGTCCGCCGCGACGGCGAGTCCGTGAGCGGAGTGGTCCCCGCGCGCGAACGCGTCGATGTCCTCCTCACGACGCTCGAGCCGGCTGAGGTACCCGCCGCCATCGCGGCCGACGACCTCCCGGGCTGGCGGGCCGTCGTCGGCGACGCCACGAAAGCCCTCGGCGTGAACGCGCCGCTCGACCGCGAGGACGACCTCCTGGACCGTCGGGAGGCCGTCGTCGCCGAGGTGCAGGAGCATTACTACGCGCGTCCGCCGCGCATCGAGCGCGGCTGGCGCGAGTACCTCGCCGACATCGACGGTCGCGTCTACCTCGACATGGTCAACAACGTCGCCTCGGTGGGGCACGCGCACCCGCGCATCGCCGCCGCCGTGGCGCGGCAGACACGCCTGCTCAACACGAACTCGCGCTTCCACTACGCCGCGATCACGCGGTACGCCGAGCGTCTGGCATTCACTCTCCCGGACGAGCTCGACACGGTCTTCTTCGTCAACTCCGGGTCGGAGGCGGTCGACCTCGCGATCCGCCTCGCCCTGGCTGCCACCGAGCGTCGTGACCTCGTCGCCATGGCCGAGGCGTACCACGGGTGGACGTACGCGAGCGATGCGGTCTCGACGTCGATCGCCGACAACCCGAACGCGCTTGCGACGCGCCCTGACTGGGTGCACACCGTCGACGCCGCCAACTCCTATCGCGGTCGGCATCGGGGAGCGGATGCCGTGGCCTACGCGCCCGAGGCGTCGGCGCGGCTGCGCGCGCTCGCCGCCGAGGGCCACCTGCCCGCGGCGTTCCTGAGCGAGACCTTCTACGGCAACGCCGGTGGCGTCGCCCTGCCGGACGGCTACCTCCGTGAGGTGTACGCCACCGTGCGCGAACTGGGCGGACTCGCGGTCGCCGACGAAGTGCAAGTCGGCTTCGGTCGTCTCGGTTCGTGGTTCTGGGGCTTTCAGCAGCAGGGAGTGGTTCCCGACGTCGTCGCGGTCGCCAAATCCATCGGGGCGGGCTTCCCTCTCGGCGCGGTCGTCACGCGCCGCGAGATCGCCGACCGCTATCGCACGCAGGGATACTTCTTCTCCTCCACCGGCGGGTCACCGCTGTCGTCGGTGGTCGGCCTGACCGTGCTCGACATCATCGACGACGAGCACCTGCAGGAGAACGCCCGCATCGTCGGCGCACACCTCAGAGCGCGTCTCGAGGCGCTGGGGGAGCGGCATCCGATCATCGGCACCGTGCACGGCGCGGGCCTCTATCTCGGCCTGGAGTTCGTGCGCGATCGCGAAGAGGTCACCCCCGCGACGGAGGAGACCGCGGCGATCTGCGACCGACTCCTCGAGCTCGGCGTCATCATGCAACCCACCGGCGATCATCAGAACGTCCTGAAGATCAAGCCGCCCCTGTGCCTCACTCAGGAGTCGGCCGACTACTTCGTCGACATGCTCGATCGGGTCCTGTCCACCGGTTACTGA